A single Chlamydia suis DNA region contains:
- a CDS encoding KH domain-containing protein, with amino-acid sequence MKEFLAYIVKNLVDKPEEVHLKEVQGTNTIIYELTVAKGDIGKIIGKEGRTIKAIRTLLVSVASRDNVKVSLEIMEER; translated from the coding sequence ATGAAAGAGTTTTTAGCATACATTGTAAAGAATCTTGTTGATAAGCCAGAGGAAGTGCACCTGAAAGAGGTGCAGGGAACAAACACCATCATCTATGAATTGACGGTTGCCAAGGGAGATATTGGTAAAATTATCGGAAAGGAAGGACGAACAATCAAAGCCATTCGTACCTTACTGGTCTCCGTAGCAAGCCGAGATAATGTGAAAGTCAGCCTGGAAATTATGGAAGAACGATAG
- a CDS encoding DNA gyrase subunit A: MSDLSDLFKMHFTQYASYVILERAIPHVLDGLKPVQRRLLWTLFRMDDGKMHKVANIAGRTMALHPHGDAPIVEALVVLANKGFLIETQGNFGNPLTGDPHAAARYIEARLSPLAKEVLFNTDLMTFHDSYDGREQEPDVLAAKIPLLLLHGVEGIAVGMTTKIFPHNFCELLEAQIAILNDRPFSLFPDFISGGTMDASNYQDGQGFIVLRATIDIINDKTLLIKEICPSTTTESLIRSIENAAKRGFIKIDSIQDFSTDLPHIEIKLPKGVYAKDLLQPLYAHTECQVILTSRPTVIYQGKPWETSISEILRLHTETLQNYLQKELLLLEDVLNRELYHKTLEYLFIKHKLYDVVRSTLSKRKTSPSASAIHTAVLDALTPFLGTLPPPDKQATAQLSSLTIKKILCFDENIYEKELLSLEKKRSCVQKDLSQLKKYTILYIKKLLDTYKHLGQRKTRMAQFKDLPSEKTLFRKKEKELAVIEQGDDSF; encoded by the coding sequence ATGAGCGACCTCTCAGATTTATTCAAAATGCATTTCACACAGTATGCATCCTATGTCATTTTGGAGCGGGCAATCCCGCATGTTTTAGACGGTCTGAAGCCTGTTCAAAGGCGTCTTCTTTGGACTTTATTTCGTATGGATGATGGCAAAATGCATAAAGTTGCCAACATTGCAGGACGAACAATGGCGCTACACCCCCATGGTGATGCGCCTATTGTAGAAGCTCTTGTAGTTTTAGCAAACAAAGGCTTCCTCATAGAGACCCAGGGTAACTTTGGAAACCCTCTCACGGGAGATCCCCATGCCGCAGCTCGTTACATAGAAGCGCGTTTAAGCCCTCTAGCTAAAGAGGTGCTTTTTAACACCGATCTGATGACGTTCCATGATTCGTATGATGGAAGGGAGCAAGAACCGGACGTTTTAGCAGCAAAAATTCCATTATTGCTTCTTCACGGCGTAGAAGGCATTGCGGTAGGCATGACAACAAAAATCTTTCCGCATAACTTTTGTGAACTACTAGAAGCTCAAATAGCTATACTCAATGACCGCCCCTTCTCTCTTTTTCCAGATTTTATTTCTGGAGGCACCATGGACGCCTCAAATTATCAAGATGGACAAGGATTTATCGTTCTCCGCGCAACCATAGATATAATTAATGATAAAACTTTGCTCATTAAAGAGATTTGTCCATCCACAACGACAGAAAGTTTGATTCGTTCTATCGAGAATGCTGCCAAACGCGGGTTCATTAAGATCGATTCTATTCAAGATTTTTCGACAGATCTTCCACATATAGAAATCAAACTCCCTAAAGGAGTGTATGCAAAGGACTTATTGCAACCGCTTTATGCGCATACAGAATGTCAAGTTATCTTGACCTCTCGTCCAACAGTGATCTACCAAGGGAAACCGTGGGAAACCTCTATTAGCGAAATTCTTCGCTTACACACCGAAACCCTCCAAAACTATCTACAAAAAGAACTTCTTCTTTTAGAAGATGTGCTCAATCGCGAGCTGTACCATAAAACCCTTGAATACCTATTTATCAAACACAAATTGTATGACGTCGTGCGCTCCACACTCTCCAAAAGAAAAACCTCTCCCTCAGCAAGCGCGATTCACACTGCAGTTCTTGATGCCTTAACACCCTTTCTGGGAACGCTTCCTCCTCCAGATAAACAGGCAACCGCACAACTCTCCTCTCTGACCATCAAAAAAATTTTGTGTTTCGATGAAAATATATACGAGAAAGAGCTGCTCTCTTTAGAGAAAAAGCGCAGCTGCGTGCAAAAAGACCTTAGCCAACTGAAAAAATATACGATTCTTTACATTAAGAAATTGCTGGACACTTATAAACACCTCGGACAACGCAAGACGAGAATGGCGCAATTTAAAGACCTGCCCTCGGAGAAAACCTTGTTTCGCAAAAAAGAGAAAGAATTAGCTGTTATCGAACAAGGAGACGACTCCTTCTGA
- a CDS encoding toprim domain-containing protein produces MRKNTAYSEASVISLASLDHIRLRAGMYIGRLGDGSQAEDGVYTLFKEVVDNAIDEYVMGHGRTIFITGDSQKLSIRDEGRGIPLGKVIDCVSKINTGAKYTQDVFHFSVGLNGVGLKAVNALSQHFSVRSVRNKKFFKAIFSKGILSHTEQGNTPDPDGTEISFSPDQEIFERFSFHPEFLKKKIRQYTYLHPGLTILYNGEAFISKHGLADLFEEEVQTPLLYPPLAFQHSDLSFLFSHTETSSEQYFSFVNGQETADGGTHLMAFKEGIVKGINEFFGKTFSSQDVREGIAGCIAIKIASPIFESQTKTKLGNTHIRADLVKRVKEAVISLLKKNPSCADRIQEKIRLNEKTRKNAQFLKQELKDKQKKLHYKIPKLRDCKFHLTDNSLYGKNSSIFITEGESASASILASRNPLTQAVFSLRGKPMNVFSSKEETIYKNDELFYLATALGLHKNSLQNLRYNHIILATDADVDGMHIRNLMITFFLKTFLPLVENNHLFILETPLFKVRYKDEIVYCYSEEEKLTTIAQFGKKESALEITRFKGLGEISPKEFKLFIGADMRLTPVTLPSPDSLDSLLQFYMGKNTKERKLFIIENLVTNL; encoded by the coding sequence ATGCGAAAAAACACAGCTTACTCAGAAGCATCCGTCATTTCTTTAGCATCCCTAGATCATATTCGCCTGCGAGCTGGGATGTACATTGGAAGGCTCGGAGATGGCTCCCAAGCAGAAGATGGTGTGTACACTCTATTTAAAGAGGTCGTTGATAATGCTATCGATGAATATGTAATGGGACACGGGCGCACCATCTTCATAACAGGAGACTCGCAAAAACTCTCTATTCGAGATGAAGGTCGCGGGATTCCCTTAGGTAAGGTGATCGACTGCGTTTCTAAAATAAATACTGGAGCCAAATATACCCAAGATGTTTTCCACTTTTCTGTTGGACTAAATGGCGTGGGACTCAAAGCAGTCAACGCCTTATCTCAACATTTTTCTGTTCGTTCTGTGCGGAACAAAAAATTTTTCAAAGCTATTTTCTCCAAAGGTATTCTTTCGCATACCGAACAGGGAAACACGCCTGATCCCGATGGCACCGAGATCTCTTTCTCTCCCGACCAAGAAATTTTTGAACGGTTTTCGTTTCACCCCGAATTTTTAAAAAAGAAAATTCGCCAGTATACCTATCTTCATCCCGGTCTTACCATTCTCTATAATGGAGAAGCTTTCATCTCGAAGCATGGATTAGCAGATCTTTTTGAAGAAGAGGTCCAAACCCCGCTCCTCTATCCTCCTCTTGCTTTTCAACATTCCGATCTTTCTTTTCTATTTTCTCATACCGAGACCTCTTCGGAACAATATTTTTCCTTTGTAAATGGCCAAGAAACCGCTGATGGAGGAACCCATCTTATGGCTTTTAAAGAAGGGATTGTTAAAGGCATAAATGAATTCTTCGGAAAAACTTTCTCCTCACAAGACGTTCGTGAAGGAATCGCCGGTTGTATAGCTATTAAAATTGCTTCTCCTATTTTTGAGTCCCAAACTAAAACTAAACTGGGGAACACGCATATTCGCGCAGACCTTGTTAAACGAGTAAAAGAGGCTGTTATCTCCTTATTGAAAAAGAACCCCTCCTGCGCAGATCGCATTCAAGAAAAAATTAGGCTAAATGAAAAAACGCGAAAGAATGCACAGTTCCTCAAACAAGAGCTAAAAGACAAACAAAAAAAGCTTCACTATAAAATTCCTAAACTTCGCGATTGCAAATTTCATCTTACAGATAACTCTTTGTACGGGAAAAACTCCTCCATCTTCATTACCGAAGGAGAATCTGCTTCTGCATCCATTCTGGCCTCTCGCAATCCGCTCACACAAGCCGTCTTTTCTTTACGAGGAAAGCCAATGAATGTGTTTTCTTCCAAAGAAGAGACTATTTATAAAAATGATGAGCTTTTTTACCTGGCTACCGCACTTGGCTTGCATAAGAATTCGTTACAAAACCTTCGTTATAATCATATCATTTTAGCTACCGACGCGGATGTGGACGGCATGCACATCCGCAACTTGATGATAACCTTTTTTTTAAAAACCTTTCTTCCTTTGGTAGAAAACAACCATTTATTTATTTTGGAAACGCCTCTTTTTAAAGTCCGCTATAAGGATGAAATAGTCTATTGTTACTCCGAAGAAGAAAAATTAACTACTATAGCTCAGTTTGGGAAAAAAGAGTCTGCGCTTGAAATTACTCGTTTTAAAGGGTTGGGAGAAATCTCTCCCAAAGAATTTAAACTTTTTATAGGCGCCGATATGCGCTTAACCCCCGTTACTCTCCCCTCCCCAGACTCTCTAGATTCTCTTCTACAATTTTACATGGGGAAAAATACGAAAGAGCGAAAGCTGTTTATTATTGAGAATCTTGTTACTAATTTATAG
- a CDS encoding glutamyl-tRNA reductase: MVKEEELLGKEFSLGVVGVSYRETPLQQREQVLRFFQQFPSFPQEEGCSVLLSTCHRVELYGVAPDAWFFTLKKHIQAIGATPYFYRNQDCFSHLFCVVGGLDSLVLGETEIQGQVKRAYVRAISERNLAFSLHFLFQKALKEGKFFRTKRGFPSTEITIPAFVAQELALRKIAKNASLLFMGYSEINRSVADYLQQEGFSRLIFCSRHQLSLPAVQQVSRGELRFQDPYHVIFLGSSELQDAFPDSLWAGIWDFPNREIFDFAVPRALPEQHVLSNHYIDMEHISSWLRQHQKEVCCSQLDSLRTIAYRCWESLMQRLERRHQAGMSV; encoded by the coding sequence ATGGTTAAAGAGGAAGAACTGCTAGGCAAGGAATTTTCATTAGGTGTTGTCGGAGTGAGTTATCGAGAAACTCCTTTGCAACAACGAGAACAAGTCCTTCGCTTTTTCCAGCAATTTCCTTCCTTTCCCCAAGAAGAAGGGTGTAGTGTTCTATTATCCACTTGTCATCGAGTGGAGTTGTATGGTGTGGCTCCAGATGCTTGGTTTTTTACTTTGAAAAAACACATTCAAGCTATAGGAGCAACCCCTTATTTTTATCGGAATCAAGACTGTTTCTCACATCTGTTCTGTGTGGTAGGGGGTCTGGACAGCTTAGTGCTTGGGGAGACTGAAATTCAGGGACAGGTGAAAAGAGCCTATGTACGCGCTATAAGCGAGCGAAACCTCGCATTTTCTTTGCATTTTCTCTTTCAAAAAGCATTGAAGGAGGGGAAATTTTTTCGAACAAAAAGAGGGTTTCCTTCTACAGAAATCACTATTCCGGCTTTTGTTGCGCAAGAGTTAGCGCTGCGTAAGATAGCTAAGAACGCATCCCTATTGTTTATGGGGTACTCTGAGATTAATCGTTCCGTTGCAGATTATTTACAGCAGGAGGGATTTTCTCGTCTTATATTCTGTTCTCGCCACCAATTATCGTTGCCAGCTGTTCAGCAAGTGTCACGAGGAGAGTTGCGTTTTCAGGATCCGTATCATGTCATCTTTTTAGGATCTTCGGAGCTTCAGGATGCATTTCCCGATTCGCTTTGGGCGGGGATATGGGATTTCCCAAACCGAGAGATTTTTGATTTTGCAGTTCCTAGAGCGCTTCCTGAGCAGCACGTATTGTCTAATCATTACATAGATATGGAACACATTAGCTCCTGGTTACGACAACATCAAAAAGAAGTCTGTTGTTCGCAACTCGATAGCTTAAGAACAATCGCTTATCGTTGTTGGGAGTCTTTGATGCAAAGACTCGAACGACGTCATCAGGCTGGCATGAGTGTTTAG
- a CDS encoding CesT family type III secretion system chaperone encodes MLEKLIKNFVAYMGVVSELELDADGSYVLPISDLVRLRVRQNADEEIIISAFLGEIPASMDIEKAYTRMMEGNLFGQETGGAALGLDSDGHAVLIRRVPGDVSQEDFANYIESVLNYAEAWLEDLGLSTTEQE; translated from the coding sequence ATGTTAGAAAAGTTGATAAAAAATTTTGTGGCTTACATGGGGGTAGTTTCCGAGCTAGAGCTCGATGCCGACGGGTCCTATGTATTGCCTATTAGCGACCTTGTGAGGCTGCGTGTCCGTCAAAATGCTGATGAGGAAATTATCATCAGTGCTTTTTTGGGAGAGATCCCTGCATCTATGGATATAGAAAAAGCCTATACTCGAATGATGGAAGGTAATTTGTTCGGTCAAGAAACCGGAGGTGCCGCTTTAGGGCTTGATAGCGATGGGCATGCTGTACTCATTCGGCGGGTGCCTGGAGATGTTTCTCAAGAAGATTTTGCAAATTATATAGAGAGCGTCCTGAATTATGCCGAGGCATGGTTGGAGGATTTAGGATTAAGCACAACGGAGCAGGAGTAG
- the sctD gene encoding type III secretion system inner membrane ring subunit SctD produces MGIRLVVDKGPLSGTVLILENGTSWSLGSDGKASDILLQDEKLAPAQIRISLKNGEYYLENLDTSRPVSVEGVVVSAPVLLKDGVSFVMGSCQLSFFKGEEVEGDIEISFQTEAGGEQTVGQDFTENAPAASTVEAGHQDSSSQALSEGGALSPATTKEQELAESFLASVKKEPGTGQEDLQKESSSTEKTASSSAKEAENLEPPSVNQEQPNQATPAGSGELTQSQNVSMEENRTSPDQNQQPQLSSASESGSNHSEDQEQASPSQDTPKQPEETKNSGEESAPSSGEELPETENQGVNEEDKSSEEAVEETSEEQEETSEEQAEETSEEHAVEASSEEEKKEEKGEVLAPFNVQDLFRFDQGIFPAEIEDLAQKQVAVDLTQPSRFLLKVLAGANIGAEFHLDSGKTYIVGSDPKAADIVLNDMSISHQHAKLIVGNDNSVLIEDLGSKNGVIVEGRKIEHQSTLSANQVVALGTTLFLLVDYAAPSDTVMATISSEDYGLFGRPQSPEEIAARKEEEEEEKRKRATLPTGAFILTLFVGGLALLFGIGTASLFHTKEVVSIDQVDLVHDIEHVIQQFPTVRFTFNKNNGQLFLIGHVRNSIDKSELLYKVDALPFVKSVDDNVIDDEAVWQEMNILLSKKPEFKGISMQSPEPGIFVISGYLKTEEQAACLVDYLNLHFNYLSLLDNKVVVETQVMKALAGHLIQSGFANVHVAFTNGEAVLTGYINNKDADKFRTVVQELQDIAGIRVVKNFVVLLPAEEGVIDLNMRYPGRYRVTGFSKCGDISINVVVNGRILTRGDILDGMTVTSIQPHCIFLEREGLKYKIEYNK; encoded by the coding sequence ATGGGTATACGCTTAGTTGTTGATAAAGGGCCCTTGTCTGGAACCGTTCTCATTTTAGAAAATGGGACGAGCTGGTCTCTTGGAAGTGATGGAAAGGCTAGTGATATTCTGTTACAAGATGAAAAGCTGGCTCCTGCTCAGATTCGCATCTCTTTAAAAAATGGGGAGTATTACCTGGAAAACCTGGATACTTCACGTCCAGTTTCTGTTGAGGGTGTTGTTGTTAGTGCTCCTGTTTTATTAAAAGATGGCGTTTCCTTCGTCATGGGAAGCTGTCAGCTATCATTTTTTAAAGGAGAAGAGGTAGAAGGAGATATCGAGATATCATTCCAGACGGAGGCTGGCGGAGAACAGACGGTAGGGCAAGACTTTACCGAAAATGCCCCAGCGGCATCGACAGTAGAAGCTGGGCATCAAGACTCTTCTTCTCAGGCGCTATCGGAGGGAGGTGCGTTAAGTCCCGCAACAACGAAAGAACAAGAGTTAGCGGAATCCTTTTTAGCTTCAGTTAAAAAGGAGCCAGGAACTGGACAAGAAGACTTGCAAAAAGAAAGTTCTTCGACAGAAAAGACTGCGTCTTCGTCTGCAAAAGAGGCAGAGAATCTTGAGCCTCCTTCAGTTAACCAAGAACAACCTAACCAAGCTACTCCAGCCGGTAGTGGTGAACTAACCCAATCTCAAAACGTGAGTATGGAAGAAAACAGAACATCGCCCGATCAAAATCAGCAGCCTCAGCTGTCTTCTGCTTCAGAATCAGGTTCTAACCATTCTGAGGATCAGGAGCAGGCCTCTCCATCACAGGACACCCCTAAGCAACCAGAAGAGACAAAAAACTCGGGAGAAGAGAGCGCTCCTTCTTCAGGAGAAGAGCTACCAGAGACAGAAAATCAGGGAGTTAATGAAGAAGATAAAAGCTCTGAAGAGGCGGTAGAAGAAACTTCTGAAGAGCAGGAAGAAACTTCGGAAGAGCAAGCAGAAGAAACTTCAGAAGAGCATGCTGTAGAGGCTTCCTCTGAAGAGGAGAAGAAAGAAGAAAAAGGAGAGGTTCTGGCTCCTTTCAATGTGCAAGATCTTTTTCGGTTTGATCAGGGGATTTTTCCTGCTGAGATAGAAGATCTTGCGCAGAAACAAGTAGCTGTAGATCTGACTCAGCCTTCACGATTCTTGTTAAAAGTGCTTGCTGGAGCAAATATTGGCGCGGAATTCCATTTAGATAGTGGCAAGACCTATATTGTGGGAAGTGATCCTAAGGCTGCTGATATTGTTTTGAATGATATGAGTATTTCGCATCAGCATGCAAAACTCATTGTTGGGAACGATAATTCCGTTTTGATTGAAGATTTAGGAAGTAAAAACGGAGTAATTGTTGAAGGTCGGAAGATCGAGCATCAATCTACTCTTTCTGCTAATCAAGTTGTTGCTTTGGGAACAACCTTATTCCTGCTTGTTGATTACGCCGCTCCTTCCGATACAGTAATGGCGACGATTTCTTCCGAAGATTACGGATTATTTGGTCGTCCACAATCTCCGGAAGAGATTGCCGCAAGAAAAGAGGAAGAAGAGGAAGAAAAAAGAAAACGAGCCACTTTGCCGACAGGAGCTTTTATTTTGACGCTGTTTGTTGGTGGGTTAGCGCTGCTTTTCGGTATAGGAACAGCTTCTTTATTTCATACGAAAGAAGTGGTTTCTATAGATCAGGTGGATTTGGTGCATGATATTGAGCATGTGATTCAACAATTTCCAACCGTACGATTTACTTTTAATAAGAATAATGGGCAGCTGTTTTTAATTGGCCATGTAAGAAACAGCATCGATAAAAGCGAGCTGCTTTACAAGGTTGACGCCCTACCTTTTGTTAAATCTGTTGATGATAACGTGATTGATGATGAGGCTGTCTGGCAAGAGATGAATATTTTGCTCTCTAAGAAGCCTGAGTTTAAAGGCATCAGCATGCAATCTCCGGAACCCGGAATTTTTGTTATTAGTGGATATCTAAAGACAGAAGAACAAGCAGCCTGTTTGGTAGATTACTTGAACCTACACTTTAATTATCTTTCGTTATTGGACAACAAAGTAGTTGTTGAAACTCAGGTAATGAAAGCTCTTGCGGGTCATTTGATTCAGTCGGGCTTTGCTAATGTCCATGTTGCCTTTACTAATGGTGAAGCTGTTTTAACAGGCTACATTAACAATAAAGATGCAGATAAGTTCCGGACAGTTGTGCAAGAACTGCAAGATATTGCAGGGATTCGTGTGGTGAAAAACTTTGTTGTTTTACTGCCCGCTGAAGAAGGTGTCATTGATTTGAATATGCGGTACCCAGGGCGTTATCGGGTAACCGGTTTTTCAAAATGTGGAGATATTAGTATTAACGTTGTAGTTAATGGGCGCATTTTAACCCGAGGCGATATTTTAGATGGAATGACGGTAACAAGCATACAACCTCATTGTATCTTTTTAGAACGGGAAGGGTTGAAATATAAAATTGAGTACAATAAATAG
- a CDS encoding DUF5398 domain-containing protein, whose protein sequence is MFNMEKSAAKEEKAVRQLFDLEQDMHDLTKAHEINANVQNKVQMLTSSLREGASKESFEKQQTLLAGYVALQKVLGRINRKMV, encoded by the coding sequence ATGTTTAATATGGAAAAATCGGCAGCTAAAGAAGAAAAAGCTGTCCGTCAGTTGTTTGATCTAGAACAAGACATGCACGATTTAACTAAAGCCCATGAAATCAATGCCAATGTACAAAATAAAGTACAGATGCTGACATCTTCTCTACGAGAAGGGGCTTCTAAAGAGTCTTTTGAGAAACAACAAACATTACTCGCGGGATATGTGGCTCTTCAAAAGGTGCTGGGGCGTATCAACCGTAAAATGGT